Proteins from a single region of Candidatus Auribacterota bacterium:
- a CDS encoding PQQ-binding-like beta-propeller repeat protein, whose protein sequence is MKQFCLTLCIIASVLFIYGAAFCDTETPTPTETPTETPTPTDTLTPTITPTPTETSTITPTPTETPTITPTPTSTPTSTPTSTPTSTPTVTPTPTPLPWPMFQHDAAHSGQSASPGPLIPMLDWSYATGSAVGSSAAVGGSGYICIGGEDSNVYLINSTGSLLWSYKTGGAIQASPLILNNASGSATIYTGSQDNRIYAITLNDSFPWSYTFCWSYATGGAINSSAAPGSGGGIYAGSLDKNLYAMSSTGSLRWSWTTADRIYSSPAIDSAGVIYFCSNDLNLYAVNANCSSSWSYAIGYSGLRSSPSVDNTTRSIYVGSDDYNFYAINSKGTLRWTFQAGPIYSCAARSAGGMVYGTALDGIVYAINSNRTLAWTYATGDKIFSSVAIDAGERIYFGSDDNCFYILNSDGSLFWSFVTGGKVESSPAIGSDGKVYVGSYDRNVYCVVSAPTPTPTATPTTTPTPISYPYVAITVLPNIHGNYDFGKGDKVVLSWESHLDLYGLENTRMNVYLGAVLDSSYKNTVVTMEQIASSGTIYIFDSRLKPSRVVPPKAPAHTWENTRIPGTGTIVFTMPRGTAGDWVFATAFSHNGQYAASPPVVVSNQFTIH, encoded by the coding sequence GTGAAACAATTCTGTCTCACTTTATGCATTATCGCAAGTGTGCTTTTTATCTACGGTGCCGCCTTTTGCGATACCGAAACACCCACCCCCACTGAAACTCCAACAGAAACACCTACACCAACTGATACGCTGACTCCCACAATCACGCCGACTCCCACAGAGACATCCACGATTACGCCCACGCCAACGGAGACCCCGACAATTACGCCAACTCCAACCAGTACGCCAACCAGTACGCCGACGAGTACGCCGACGAGTACGCCGACGGTGACGCCGACTCCCACCCCCCTGCCGTGGCCGATGTTTCAACACGATGCAGCCCACAGTGGCCAGAGCGCTAGTCCCGGTCCATTAATTCCCATGCTCGACTGGTCATATGCGACGGGATCTGCTGTTGGTTCATCTGCGGCAGTAGGCGGCAGTGGGTATATCTGTATCGGGGGAGAAGATAGCAATGTGTATTTGATCAATTCGACCGGCTCACTCCTATGGAGCTATAAAACAGGAGGTGCTATCCAGGCTTCGCCTCTGATTCTAAACAATGCGAGTGGCAGTGCAACGATATACACGGGCTCGCAGGATAATAGAATATACGCGATTACATTGAACGATTCATTTCCCTGGAGCTATACATTTTGCTGGAGCTACGCAACGGGCGGTGCGATTAACTCTTCTGCTGCCCCCGGATCTGGCGGGGGTATATATGCGGGCTCCCTCGACAAGAACTTGTACGCCATGAGTTCCACCGGCTCGCTCCGGTGGAGTTGGACGACGGCAGATAGGATTTATTCTTCTCCTGCCATAGACAGTGCTGGGGTGATCTATTTCTGCTCGAATGATTTAAATCTTTATGCGGTGAATGCGAATTGCTCCTCCTCCTGGAGTTATGCGATAGGGTATAGTGGGCTACGATCTTCTCCCAGTGTCGATAATACGACACGGAGTATCTATGTTGGTTCTGATGATTATAATTTCTATGCTATCAACTCTAAAGGCACGTTGCGTTGGACCTTCCAGGCAGGCCCTATCTATTCTTGCGCCGCGAGAAGTGCCGGAGGGATGGTGTATGGAACCGCCCTCGACGGGATAGTATATGCCATTAATTCCAATAGGACCCTCGCATGGACGTATGCAACTGGCGATAAGATCTTTTCTTCTGTCGCGATAGACGCAGGGGAAAGGATTTATTTCGGGTCTGATGATAATTGCTTCTATATCCTCAATTCCGACGGATCGCTGTTCTGGAGTTTCGTGACCGGAGGCAAGGTCGAGTCCTCTCCCGCGATCGGTTCAGACGGCAAAGTGTATGTAGGTTCTTATGACCGTAATGTCTACTGTGTTGTTTCCGCCCCGACGCCTACACCAACAGCAACACCTACCACCACTCCCACTCCCATATCATACCCGTACGTCGCGATCACCGTGCTGCCGAATATTCACGGGAACTACGATTTTGGAAAAGGTGACAAGGTTGTGCTCTCATGGGAATCCCACCTTGATCTCTACGGATTAGAAAACACGCGAATGAACGTATATCTCGGCGCTGTCCTTGATTCGTCGTACAAAAACACCGTCGTCACTATGGAGCAGATCGCATCCTCGGGAACGATCTATATCTTTGACTCCCGGCTCAAGCCATCGCGCGTTGTCCCGCCCAAAGCGCCGGCTCACACGTGGGAAAATACCAGGATCCCAGGAACGGGGACGATTGTCTTCACGATGCCGCGAGGGACAGCGGGGGATTGGGTTTTTGCCACGGCCTTCTCACACAATGGGCAGTACGCAGCCTCGCCCCCCGTGGTGGTGTCCAATCAGTTCACAATACACTGA
- a CDS encoding diadenylate cyclase — MTKHPKKEAKRIKPATVTAELIKSALSIARKISARALFVYGDVPINLEMLSHKQPRLKVVLVSSKPEIVARGAELFAHALQLPDIPLSRIGQVKVSIIMALSGKIISPKDRIVFLAGGPGREALDAVVVINVGQEFSLASPEALKFTDDIDHMVFDQLVRLAIGIANEGREGHSVGTIFVLGDTKEVLKHVEQMIINPFKGHAEEDRQILNPGVQETIKELAQLDGAFIIKSNGVVETAGAYISAQMVPAALPQGLGARHYSAAAITAATHAIAITISQSTGDVYIFREGQIVTCIEKNPG, encoded by the coding sequence ATGACAAAGCATCCAAAGAAGGAAGCAAAGAGGATCAAACCGGCAACGGTCACCGCGGAGCTCATAAAATCGGCGCTCAGCATCGCCCGCAAGATATCCGCCAGGGCGCTCTTCGTGTACGGCGATGTGCCCATCAATCTTGAAATGCTCTCCCACAAACAACCCAGATTGAAGGTGGTGCTGGTCTCGTCCAAGCCGGAGATCGTCGCGCGCGGCGCCGAACTCTTCGCGCATGCGCTCCAGCTCCCCGATATTCCGCTGTCCCGCATCGGGCAGGTCAAGGTCAGCATCATCATGGCGCTCTCTGGCAAGATCATCAGCCCCAAGGACAGGATCGTGTTCCTCGCGGGCGGTCCTGGAAGGGAAGCCCTTGACGCCGTGGTGGTCATAAACGTGGGGCAGGAGTTCTCGCTCGCCTCCCCCGAGGCCCTCAAGTTCACGGACGACATTGATCACATGGTCTTCGATCAGCTCGTGCGCCTTGCCATCGGTATTGCCAACGAGGGGCGCGAGGGGCATTCGGTGGGCACGATATTCGTGCTCGGGGACACCAAGGAGGTGCTCAAGCATGTGGAGCAGATGATTATCAACCCGTTCAAGGGGCATGCGGAGGAGGACAGGCAGATCCTCAATCCGGGAGTGCAGGAGACCATCAAGGAGCTGGCCCAGCTCGACGGCGCGTTCATCATCAAATCGAACGGCGTCGTGGAGACTGCCGGGGCCTACATATCGGCGCAGATGGTTCCCGCGGCGCTCCCCCAGGGATTGGGGGCCCGCCACTACAGCGCCGCCGCGATCACCGCCGCCACGCACGCGATCGCAATCACTATATCACAGTCAACCGGCGACGTGTATATCTTCAGAGAGGGGCAGATCGTCACGTGTATTGAGAAAAACCCAGGGTGA
- a CDS encoding radical SAM protein translates to MKAPYFIDWAITSKCNLNCVHCPGMMGDDLSTGEARTLIDAISALVPGWVILEGGETFLRDDIFELIGLMKERGLDVHAITNGLVLDEGMIEKLARLKVKVLFSIDGADKRTYERIKTGACWETMLRNARLAGRAGILHGVTTVFSRANKDQIGDLVRLAESLGAKALVIIGIEPFSPWKDFSAIAPTAEEYRAAIEQVAGLMRTSPVQIFFDEPFFGAVVRERAWGSGWPAGRSGIVVAEKQGCIFGDYIYIQTNGDVRPCMFAPASLTFGNVRVKPLQEIWRVMRESPLLKKIRSAALREGPCAACGYFEECRGCASRIFAYSGDFFFSDPACPLGQGAAKTV, encoded by the coding sequence GTGAAGGCGCCTTATTTTATTGACTGGGCCATCACCAGCAAGTGCAATCTGAACTGCGTCCACTGCCCGGGGATGATGGGGGACGACCTCTCCACGGGCGAGGCGAGGACGCTCATCGATGCGATCTCCGCGCTCGTGCCCGGCTGGGTCATCCTGGAAGGGGGAGAGACTTTTTTAAGGGATGATATTTTTGAATTGATCGGGCTCATGAAAGAGCGGGGGCTGGACGTTCATGCCATCACCAATGGCCTCGTGCTCGATGAAGGGATGATCGAAAAGCTCGCCCGGCTCAAGGTGAAGGTGCTCTTCAGCATCGACGGCGCCGACAAGCGCACCTATGAGCGGATCAAGACGGGGGCATGCTGGGAGACGATGCTGCGGAACGCGCGCCTGGCGGGACGCGCCGGTATTCTCCATGGGGTAACCACCGTTTTTTCCCGCGCCAACAAGGATCAGATCGGGGACCTGGTTCGTCTCGCCGAATCGCTGGGGGCGAAGGCGCTCGTCATTATCGGCATTGAGCCGTTCTCTCCCTGGAAGGATTTCAGCGCGATCGCGCCCACGGCGGAAGAGTATCGCGCGGCGATCGAACAGGTCGCCGGGCTCATGCGGACGAGTCCGGTGCAGATATTCTTCGATGAGCCGTTCTTTGGCGCGGTGGTCAGGGAGCGCGCGTGGGGCAGCGGATGGCCCGCCGGCCGGAGCGGCATCGTCGTCGCGGAAAAGCAGGGATGCATCTTTGGAGACTACATCTATATACAAACAAACGGGGATGTGCGCCCCTGCATGTTCGCGCCCGCGTCGCTGACTTTCGGCAACGTGCGCGTGAAGCCGCTCCAGGAGATATGGCGTGTCATGCGGGAGAGCCCCCTGCTGAAGAAGATCCGGAGCGCGGCGCTGAGGGAGGGGCCGTGCGCGGCGTGCGGCTATTTTGAGGAATGCCGCGGGTGCGCCTCCCGGATATTCGCGTACAGCGGGGATTTCTTTTTCAGCGATCCCGCCTGCCCCCTCGGGCAGGGGGCGGCGAAAACGGTGTGA
- the dnaJ gene encoding molecular chaperone DnaJ, with amino-acid sequence MAKKDLYDILGVKKGAGAEEIKRAYRALAKKYHPDTNPGNKVAEEKFKEISQAHDVLSDPPKRKQYDQMKDAAYSFNFGPGGFDGFQKAGGKGFEFGDYGGFGDIGDIFGSFFDKGSHSRRERYGPRRGEDLTCEIEIPFEEAIKGGKKTVTIPREESCPSCGGTGAKAGSRVQECPECRGTGTVSIAKGGFAVSRPCPRCYGRGHIIQQPCPACDGNGTVTHQKRISVRIPPGVDNGSKIRIAGQGEPGVSGGPPGDLILIVRLGSHHFFERKGQNIYCEIPINFAQAVLGSAMRVRTMKGAAVVKIPPGVQTGTSLRLKGRGVEGAGGQRGDMFVKLKVATPRNLTPRQREALEEFAREAGLKH; translated from the coding sequence ATGGCCAAGAAGGACCTGTACGACATACTGGGCGTGAAGAAGGGCGCGGGCGCGGAGGAGATCAAGCGCGCCTACCGCGCGCTCGCGAAGAAATACCATCCCGACACCAACCCGGGCAACAAGGTTGCCGAGGAGAAATTCAAGGAGATCTCCCAGGCGCATGATGTGCTCTCTGATCCTCCGAAGCGAAAACAGTATGACCAGATGAAGGATGCTGCGTACTCATTTAACTTCGGTCCGGGCGGCTTTGATGGTTTCCAGAAGGCGGGGGGTAAGGGGTTCGAATTCGGAGACTACGGTGGCTTCGGGGACATTGGAGACATCTTCGGCTCCTTTTTCGACAAGGGGAGCCATTCTCGTCGGGAGCGCTACGGGCCGCGCCGCGGTGAGGATCTGACCTGCGAGATTGAGATTCCGTTCGAGGAGGCGATCAAGGGGGGGAAGAAGACAGTTACCATTCCCCGGGAGGAGAGTTGTCCCTCGTGCGGCGGGACGGGGGCGAAGGCCGGATCGCGCGTTCAGGAATGCCCCGAGTGCCGCGGCACGGGCACCGTCTCCATTGCCAAGGGAGGATTCGCGGTGAGCAGGCCCTGCCCGCGCTGTTACGGCAGGGGGCACATTATCCAGCAGCCCTGCCCGGCCTGTGACGGGAATGGGACAGTGACGCATCAGAAAAGAATCTCCGTGAGGATTCCCCCAGGTGTGGATAACGGCTCGAAGATAAGAATCGCGGGGCAGGGGGAGCCCGGGGTGAGCGGGGGGCCGCCGGGAGACCTGATTTTGATTGTCCGTCTCGGGAGCCATCACTTTTTTGAGAGGAAGGGGCAGAACATTTACTGCGAGATCCCGATCAATTTCGCCCAGGCCGTACTCGGCTCCGCGATGCGCGTCCGCACCATGAAGGGCGCCGCGGTGGTCAAGATCCCGCCCGGTGTGCAGACGGGGACCTCGCTCCGGCTCAAGGGCCGCGGCGTCGAGGGGGCGGGGGGCCAGCGGGGGGACATGTTTGTCAAGCTCAAGGTGGCGACGCCCCGCAACCTCACCCCGCGTCAGCGGGAGGCATTGGAAGAGTTCGCCCGCGAGGCGGGACTCAAACACTGA